In Maridesulfovibrio sp., a single genomic region encodes these proteins:
- the hisD gene encoding histidinol dehydrogenase codes for MPCRDINYSGQKDWSEVKEWLAGRVNPDSKVASIVQEILAAVKSEGDKALVDYTRKFDCPEFSREKLKVSTDQARLAYTEVKTNDLEIIEEAIRNVRNFHRKQLTESWWTTGEDGTILGQLIRPVDRVGLYVPGGQGGETPLISSMIMNAVPAQVAGVKSIAVISPPRADGTLNPYILATAQELGINEIYACGSAWAIAALAYGTETIAPCDVLAGPGNIFVATAKAQLVGEVGIDMIAGPSEVAILADEHADPVWVAADLLSQAEHDPLAASILITWDENLGPKVKEELKKQAALLPRGTIALKSLEDWGAIVTVPDRDTGIEFVNNMAPEHLELAFEDPWSSLGLIKHAGAIFMGHYTPEPVGDYFAGPNHVLPTVGTARFSSALSVETFTKKSSLIYTDRNYVNRHGGKIARLARLEGLEAHARSIETRLK; via the coding sequence ATGCCTTGCAGAGACATCAATTACTCCGGCCAAAAAGACTGGAGCGAAGTAAAGGAATGGCTTGCCGGACGGGTCAACCCGGACAGCAAGGTGGCTTCCATTGTTCAGGAAATCCTGGCCGCAGTTAAATCCGAGGGAGACAAAGCCCTCGTGGACTACACCCGCAAATTCGACTGTCCTGAATTCAGCCGTGAAAAGCTCAAGGTTTCCACGGATCAGGCCAGGCTCGCCTACACCGAAGTCAAAACCAACGACCTGGAAATAATTGAAGAAGCTATTCGCAATGTTCGCAATTTTCACCGCAAGCAGTTGACAGAATCATGGTGGACGACAGGGGAAGACGGAACAATTCTGGGCCAGCTGATCCGACCGGTTGACCGTGTGGGACTGTATGTTCCCGGCGGCCAGGGAGGCGAAACCCCTCTTATCTCCAGCATGATAATGAATGCGGTTCCTGCTCAGGTGGCCGGGGTCAAAAGCATCGCGGTTATTTCACCGCCCCGTGCGGACGGAACACTGAACCCCTACATACTGGCTACGGCTCAGGAACTGGGGATAAATGAAATTTACGCCTGCGGTTCGGCATGGGCTATCGCCGCTCTGGCATATGGAACCGAAACCATTGCCCCGTGTGATGTTCTCGCAGGACCGGGGAACATATTTGTGGCTACCGCCAAAGCACAGTTGGTCGGCGAAGTCGGAATCGACATGATCGCCGGACCGAGCGAAGTGGCCATACTTGCAGACGAACACGCTGATCCGGTTTGGGTTGCCGCGGACCTGCTTTCACAGGCCGAACACGATCCTCTTGCAGCATCCATACTCATCACATGGGACGAAAATCTCGGCCCCAAGGTCAAGGAAGAGCTGAAAAAACAGGCCGCCTTGCTTCCAAGAGGCACAATTGCGCTCAAATCACTAGAAGACTGGGGAGCAATAGTCACCGTTCCCGATCGCGATACCGGAATCGAATTCGTCAACAACATGGCTCCCGAACACCTTGAACTGGCCTTTGAAGACCCCTGGAGCTCACTGGGACTCATCAAACATGCCGGTGCAATTTTCATGGGGCACTACACCCCTGAACCGGTCGGGGATTACTTTGCAGGCCCCAACCATGTGCTGCCGACTGTCGGCACAGCAAGGTTTTCATCCGCGCTTTCGGTGGAGACCTTTACTAAAAAGAGCAGCCTGATCTATACTGATCGGAATTATGTAAACCGCCACGGCGGCAAGATCGCGAGACTGGCCAGGCTCGAAGGACTCGAAGCCCACGCCCGCTCCATTGAAACACGTCTAAAATAA
- the thrC gene encoding threonine synthase, translating into MIQANKFPEYRGKMEYHCLGCNARYDINELHYTCPKCGSVFILEDLTFGELKKTSGKEWREIFDARATTKNDSLRGIFRFYELFAPVMEENEIIYLGEGNTPIVASSKAINNVTGVKTAYKNDGQNPSASFKDRGMACAFSYINALLNKNDWDEILTVCASTGDTSAAAALYASYMDGPVKSVVILPQGKVTPQQLAQPLGSGAKVLEVPGVFDDCMKVVEHLADNYRVALLNSKNAWRILGQESYAFEVAQWYDWNLKDKCIFVPIGNAGNITAIMAGFLKLYELEIIADLPRVFGVQSAHADPVYRYYSVEDPKEREYKPVKVQPSVAQAAMIGNPVSFPRVKHFAEKFEAIGGKKAFQVVQVSEQMIMDSMLLANSHGHIACTQGGECFAGLIRAKELGLISENESAVLDSTAHQLKFVGFQDMYYRNDFPSEYEVTPDASRANKPELVIDSQKKDSLSEADYISMAADNVVSMLGLEKK; encoded by the coding sequence ATGATCCAGGCTAACAAATTCCCTGAATACAGGGGCAAAATGGAGTACCACTGTCTGGGCTGCAATGCCAGATATGACATTAACGAACTGCACTACACCTGTCCGAAATGCGGTTCGGTATTTATCCTTGAAGATCTTACCTTCGGTGAACTGAAAAAGACCAGCGGTAAAGAATGGCGCGAAATATTTGATGCCCGCGCAACCACCAAAAACGACAGCCTGCGCGGCATATTCCGTTTCTATGAACTCTTCGCCCCGGTCATGGAAGAAAATGAAATCATCTATCTGGGCGAAGGCAATACTCCCATTGTCGCATCCAGCAAGGCCATAAACAATGTCACCGGAGTCAAAACTGCCTACAAAAACGATGGTCAGAACCCCAGCGCCTCTTTCAAGGACAGGGGCATGGCCTGCGCATTCAGCTACATAAACGCCCTGCTGAACAAAAACGACTGGGATGAAATTCTGACCGTCTGCGCTTCCACCGGAGATACCTCCGCCGCCGCAGCCCTTTATGCATCCTATATGGACGGCCCGGTCAAATCCGTTGTCATCCTGCCGCAGGGCAAGGTCACTCCGCAGCAGTTGGCGCAGCCTCTGGGCAGCGGCGCAAAGGTTCTCGAAGTTCCCGGAGTATTCGATGACTGCATGAAGGTGGTCGAACATCTGGCGGACAACTATCGGGTCGCCCTGCTCAACTCCAAGAACGCATGGCGTATTCTCGGTCAGGAATCCTACGCTTTTGAGGTTGCCCAGTGGTATGACTGGAACCTGAAGGACAAATGTATTTTCGTACCCATCGGCAATGCCGGAAACATCACCGCCATCATGGCCGGTTTCCTCAAGCTCTATGAACTGGAAATCATCGCGGACCTGCCCCGAGTATTCGGTGTGCAGTCGGCTCATGCAGACCCGGTTTACCGCTACTATTCCGTGGAAGACCCGAAAGAACGCGAGTACAAGCCCGTCAAGGTCCAGCCGTCCGTTGCCCAGGCCGCAATGATCGGAAACCCCGTGTCCTTTCCGCGCGTTAAGCACTTTGCGGAAAAATTCGAAGCCATCGGCGGCAAAAAGGCTTTTCAGGTTGTACAGGTCAGCGAGCAGATGATCATGGATTCCATGCTGCTGGCAAACTCCCACGGCCACATCGCGTGCACTCAGGGCGGAGAATGTTTTGCAGGCCTCATCAGAGCCAAGGAACTCGGCCTGATTTCCGAAAACGAATCCGCTGTTCTTGATTCCACAGCACATCAGCTCAAGTTCGTCGGTTTTCAGGACATGTACTACCGCAACGACTTCCCGAGCGAATACGAAGTCACCCCCGATGCTTCCCGGGCCAACAAACCTGAACTGGTTATCGACAGCCAGAAAAAAGACAGTCTGTCCGAGGCCGACTACATCTCCATGGCCGCTGACAACGTAGTTTCCATGCTGGGGCTGGAGAAGAAGTAG
- a CDS encoding phosphoribosylaminoimidazolesuccinocarboxamide synthase, giving the protein MSKSYVIETDIKELKLLSRGKVRDIYEVEGDKLLLVTTDRISAYDVIMPDPIEDKGKILNQITLFWMDMFKDIVPNHLIASDVEDYPEVLHKYRDQLEGRSVLVKKAQPLPIECIVRGYITGSGWKDYLATGEVSGHKLPAGLQESDMLEQPLFTPSTKADLGEHDENITVDKAMEMLGSDLLEKVQDVTLSIYRRGRDYAREKGIIIADTKFEFGIVDGELILIDEVLTPDSSRFWPMEGYEPGKSQPSFDKQYLRDWLTEIKFNKQPPAPKIPADIAARTRQKYMEAFTLLTGKELG; this is encoded by the coding sequence ATGTCCAAATCATATGTAATTGAAACTGATATCAAAGAACTGAAACTGCTCTCCCGCGGTAAAGTTCGCGACATTTACGAAGTTGAAGGCGATAAACTGCTTCTGGTCACCACGGACAGAATTTCCGCCTACGATGTGATCATGCCCGATCCCATTGAAGATAAAGGCAAAATACTCAACCAGATCACTCTGTTCTGGATGGACATGTTCAAGGACATCGTTCCCAACCACCTGATTGCTTCAGATGTGGAAGATTATCCCGAAGTGCTCCACAAGTACCGCGACCAGCTTGAAGGCCGCTCCGTTCTGGTCAAGAAGGCCCAGCCCCTGCCCATAGAGTGCATCGTGCGCGGCTACATCACCGGTTCCGGCTGGAAGGACTACCTTGCCACCGGAGAAGTGTCCGGCCATAAACTGCCTGCCGGTCTGCAGGAATCGGACATGCTTGAGCAGCCTCTTTTCACCCCGTCCACCAAAGCGGATCTGGGTGAGCACGATGAAAATATCACCGTTGACAAGGCCATGGAAATGCTCGGTTCCGATCTGCTTGAAAAAGTTCAGGACGTTACCCTGTCCATCTACCGCCGCGGACGTGATTACGCCCGTGAAAAAGGCATCATCATAGCAGATACCAAATTCGAATTCGGAATTGTTGACGGGGAACTGATTCTCATTGACGAAGTACTGACTCCGGACTCTTCGCGCTTCTGGCCCATGGAAGGCTACGAACCGGGGAAATCCCAACCCAGCTTCGACAAGCAGTATCTTCGCGACTGGCTGACTGAAATCAAATTCAACAAACAGCCTCCGGCACCGAAAATACCCGCTGATATCGCTGCCAGAACAAGACAGAAATACATGGAAGCGTTCACGCTCCTGACCGGGAAAGAACTCGGCTGA
- the dnaB gene encoding replicative DNA helicase, whose amino-acid sequence MQKQRQKKHNSGSDYKSGGASNDASSDLLRKVPPHNLEAEQAVIGGVFLSNTIFNDLVDIVNSDDFYSPAHQEIFRAFEALYSKNSPIDLVTVNEYLTAGAKIDSVGGPVYLAELANSVVSAANALHHAEIVSEKAIQRRLIDTAAGIINESFETQDVKELLDHSEQSIFEITDARKNTTIKGSKELVADVFKELERRVDSKSLITGIQTTYHRFDEMTAGLQNSDLIIIAGRPSMGKTAFALNVAMRAAIHSGVTTAVFSLEMSMGQLMSRMLACHGKVDLSRLRTGQLDDEDWTKLYDAANDLSQAPLFIDDTPAISTMELRARCRRLKSQHNLGLVMIDYLQLMRSSARVDSREQEISDISRSLKALAKELNIPVIALSQLNRKVEERTDKRPMMSDLRESGAIEQDADIILFLFREDFYNKKEDKPLTNTAEVIIGKQRNGPTGIVQLRFFGSYTAFENPSPETYPSEYGDE is encoded by the coding sequence ATGCAGAAGCAGAGACAGAAGAAGCATAATTCAGGCTCAGATTACAAATCGGGCGGAGCGTCAAACGACGCTTCGTCCGATTTACTGCGCAAAGTCCCTCCCCACAACCTCGAAGCCGAGCAGGCTGTGATCGGCGGGGTTTTCCTTAGTAATACCATTTTCAACGACCTGGTAGACATCGTCAACTCCGATGATTTCTACTCCCCTGCCCATCAGGAAATCTTCCGGGCATTCGAAGCGCTCTACTCCAAGAACTCACCGATAGATCTGGTCACGGTAAACGAATACCTGACTGCCGGAGCCAAAATAGACAGCGTCGGCGGCCCGGTATATCTGGCCGAACTGGCGAACTCGGTGGTAAGCGCTGCAAACGCCCTGCATCACGCAGAAATAGTTTCAGAAAAAGCCATCCAGCGCAGACTTATCGACACTGCGGCCGGAATAATCAACGAAAGCTTTGAAACTCAGGACGTAAAGGAACTGCTTGATCATTCCGAACAGTCCATCTTTGAGATCACTGATGCCAGAAAAAATACCACCATCAAGGGCAGTAAGGAACTCGTAGCTGATGTTTTCAAGGAATTGGAACGCAGGGTCGACAGCAAATCCCTGATCACAGGAATCCAGACCACTTATCACCGTTTTGATGAAATGACTGCCGGGTTGCAGAATTCGGACCTGATCATTATCGCAGGGCGCCCGAGTATGGGTAAAACAGCCTTTGCCCTGAACGTTGCCATGCGTGCAGCCATCCACAGCGGAGTGACCACTGCCGTATTCTCCCTTGAAATGTCCATGGGCCAGTTGATGAGCCGTATGCTTGCCTGCCACGGGAAAGTGGATCTGTCGCGCCTGAGAACCGGCCAGTTGGATGACGAGGACTGGACAAAACTTTACGATGCAGCTAATGATCTCTCACAAGCTCCTCTTTTCATAGACGATACCCCTGCAATTTCTACCATGGAACTCAGGGCCCGCTGCCGCAGGCTCAAATCCCAGCACAACCTGGGGCTGGTTATGATCGATTATCTCCAGCTCATGAGGTCCAGTGCCAGGGTTGACTCGCGTGAACAGGAAATTTCCGATATTTCAAGATCCCTCAAGGCTCTAGCCAAGGAGCTGAATATCCCAGTAATAGCCCTGTCGCAGCTTAACCGCAAAGTTGAGGAGCGTACCGACAAACGGCCCATGATGTCGGACCTGCGTGAATCCGGTGCTATCGAGCAGGACGCGGACATCATCCTCTTTCTCTTTCGCGAGGACTTCTACAACAAGAAAGAGGACAAACCGCTTACGAATACTGCCGAGGTTATCATCGGCAAGCAGCGTAACGGCCCTACCGGAATAGTGCAGCTGCGCTTCTTCGGGAGCTACACGGCCTTTGAAAACCCGAGCCCGGAAACATACCCGTCAGAATATGGTGACGAATAA
- the rpsR gene encoding 30S ribosomal protein S18, giving the protein MAFKKKFTPKRKFCRFCADPNLPLDYKRPDILKDFVTERGKIIARRITGTCAKHQRRLTTEIKRSRQMALMLYTTVHSTEVKKKSI; this is encoded by the coding sequence ATGGCATTCAAGAAAAAGTTCACTCCCAAGAGAAAGTTCTGCCGCTTCTGCGCCGACCCGAACCTTCCTCTCGATTATAAACGTCCCGACATTCTCAAGGACTTTGTAACCGAACGCGGCAAAATCATTGCCCGCAGAATTACCGGTACATGCGCCAAGCATCAGCGTCGTCTGACCACTGAAATCAAACGTTCCAGACAGATGGCCCTTATGCTTTACACCACCGTGCACAGCACTGAAGTAAAGAAAAAGAGCATCTAG
- a CDS encoding enoyl-ACP reductase has protein sequence MLLEGKKALIFGVANDKSIAYGIAQQFKAHGARVAFSYVNEAIQKRVDPISEELGGEFTFQCDVSSDESVAQSAALVKEKWGDADILVHSVAFANRDDLKNRYIDTSRDGFHLALDVSSYSLVSLCHAYEPLLKPGSSVMAMTYLGSTKAITNYNVMGVAKAALEASVRYLAVDMGKKDIRVNALSAGPIKTLASSGISGFKSIFAHIEERAPLGRNVTTEDVGKSAVYLASDLASGVTGEVHFVDSGYNTTGI, from the coding sequence ATGCTGCTGGAAGGAAAAAAAGCACTGATTTTCGGAGTTGCAAATGACAAAAGCATTGCCTACGGCATAGCCCAGCAATTCAAAGCGCACGGAGCCAGAGTGGCCTTCAGCTACGTCAACGAAGCAATTCAGAAACGTGTAGACCCCATCAGCGAGGAACTGGGCGGAGAGTTCACCTTCCAGTGTGATGTAAGCAGCGATGAAAGCGTTGCACAGTCCGCTGCCCTTGTAAAAGAAAAATGGGGAGATGCGGACATCCTTGTTCACTCCGTGGCATTCGCCAACCGTGATGACCTCAAAAACCGCTACATCGATACTTCCCGCGACGGCTTCCACCTTGCTCTGGACGTTTCGTCCTATTCTCTGGTCAGCCTCTGTCATGCCTACGAGCCTCTGCTCAAGCCCGGCTCATCAGTAATGGCCATGACATATCTGGGATCGACTAAGGCCATCACCAACTACAATGTAATGGGTGTGGCAAAAGCAGCCCTTGAAGCAAGCGTTCGCTATCTGGCCGTTGACATGGGCAAAAAGGACATCCGGGTAAACGCTCTGAGCGCCGGTCCCATAAAGACCCTGGCATCCTCGGGCATATCAGGTTTCAAGTCCATCTTCGCACATATCGAAGAACGCGCACCTCTCGGCCGCAACGTCACCACTGAAGACGTAGGCAAATCAGCTGTATACCTTGCTTCAGACCTTGCCAGCGGTGTAACCGGAGAAGTGCATTTCGTGGACAGCGGCTACAACACAACCGGTATTTAA
- a CDS encoding TlyA family RNA methyltransferase, with protein sequence MAKKERADQMLFAQGLAESREQAKRIIMAGQAHYLKDGQKIPVTKPGMQLDPDLEIVIKGRDRFVSRGGYKLLTAIEELGLVPEGKTALDAGASTGGFTDCLLQFGAVKVYAADVGYGQLHWKLQQDDRVVNLERVNLRHAEADLIPEQVDLVVCDVSFISLTKVLPALVGFLKSPGELVCLIKPQFEVGPGQTDKGVVRDESLRQHTIDLVVNFATTDLGLQLKGLVPSSIKGPKGNQEYLAYFIS encoded by the coding sequence GTGGCAAAAAAGGAACGTGCCGACCAGATGCTTTTCGCCCAAGGGCTTGCGGAAAGCCGCGAGCAGGCCAAACGCATCATCATGGCCGGACAGGCCCATTATCTGAAAGACGGCCAGAAAATCCCGGTAACCAAGCCGGGCATGCAGCTTGATCCAGACCTTGAAATAGTGATCAAGGGCCGCGACCGCTTCGTCAGCCGCGGCGGCTACAAGCTGCTGACGGCTATTGAGGAACTGGGACTGGTCCCCGAAGGTAAGACCGCTCTGGACGCAGGGGCCTCTACCGGAGGATTCACCGACTGCCTGCTCCAGTTCGGAGCTGTAAAGGTCTACGCTGCGGACGTGGGTTACGGCCAGTTGCACTGGAAACTGCAGCAGGATGACCGGGTCGTCAATCTCGAAAGGGTCAACCTGCGCCATGCGGAAGCAGACCTGATCCCGGAACAGGTCGATCTTGTTGTCTGTGACGTTTCCTTTATTTCGCTCACCAAGGTGCTCCCGGCGCTTGTAGGTTTCCTCAAAAGTCCGGGTGAACTTGTCTGCCTGATCAAGCCGCAGTTCGAAGTCGGCCCCGGCCAGACAGACAAAGGTGTTGTTCGGGACGAAAGTTTGCGACAGCACACTATTGATCTTGTTGTTAATTTTGCAACAACAGATCTCGGGCTGCAACTCAAAGGACTTGTTCCCTCAAGCATAAAAGGACCGAAAGGTAATCAGGAATATCTGGCATATTTTATAAGTTAA
- a CDS encoding phenylacetate--CoA ligase, with translation MYFHEAETLERKELEKLQVKRLKKTVERAADSPYYSEVFKKNNLSPSSISCVDDIRKFPFTTKDDLRSQYPYGLLTKPLDEFVRLHASSGTTGTPTAVFYTQKDLDTWADLMARSMYAIGIRRSDVFQNMSGYGLFTGGLGIHYGAERLGCLTIPAGAGNTKRQIKLIRDFNVTALHIIPSFALYFAGKVREEGFEPAEMPWKTALIGAEPHTEHTRRKIEELMHIKAYNSYGLSEMNGPGVAFECTEQNGMHVWEDAFIAEIVNPETGEPVEDGEVGELVMTTITREGMPIIRYRTKDLTRFLPGECKCGRTSRRIDRILGRADDMLIIKGVNIYPMQIEKIIMGVPEVAQNYVIELIKEGFIDQIRVKVEVKDEFFVEDMRALQGLQKKLSSLLRDEILVTPRIELVQHNSIPKSEGKAQRVIDLRDVED, from the coding sequence ATGTACTTTCACGAAGCCGAGACCCTCGAACGCAAGGAACTGGAAAAACTCCAGGTAAAAAGGTTGAAAAAGACTGTCGAGCGGGCGGCCGATTCTCCGTATTACAGTGAAGTTTTCAAAAAGAACAATCTCAGTCCTTCGTCAATCTCCTGTGTAGACGACATCCGCAAATTTCCCTTTACCACCAAGGACGACCTGCGTTCACAGTATCCATACGGACTGCTGACCAAACCGCTGGATGAATTTGTCCGTCTGCACGCATCTTCCGGGACTACCGGCACCCCCACCGCTGTCTTCTATACCCAGAAAGACCTTGATACCTGGGCCGATCTCATGGCCCGGTCAATGTACGCCATTGGCATAAGGCGCAGTGACGTTTTCCAGAACATGTCCGGATACGGTCTTTTTACCGGCGGGCTCGGCATCCACTACGGTGCTGAACGGCTTGGCTGCCTGACCATCCCGGCCGGTGCGGGAAACACAAAACGGCAGATCAAACTCATCCGCGATTTCAATGTCACCGCCCTGCACATCATTCCCTCTTTCGCACTTTATTTTGCAGGCAAGGTCCGCGAGGAAGGCTTTGAACCGGCAGAAATGCCATGGAAAACAGCCCTTATCGGAGCCGAGCCGCACACCGAACATACCCGCAGAAAAATTGAAGAACTGATGCACATCAAGGCCTACAACTCCTATGGGCTCTCGGAAATGAACGGTCCCGGTGTAGCCTTTGAATGTACCGAGCAGAACGGTATGCACGTGTGGGAAGACGCCTTCATAGCGGAAATAGTTAATCCCGAAACAGGAGAACCTGTTGAAGACGGAGAAGTGGGCGAACTGGTCATGACCACCATCACCCGCGAAGGGATGCCCATAATCCGCTACCGCACAAAAGACCTCACCCGCTTTCTGCCGGGTGAATGCAAATGCGGGAGAACTTCCCGCCGCATAGACCGCATCCTCGGCCGCGCTGATGACATGCTTATCATCAAGGGCGTAAACATTTATCCCATGCAGATTGAAAAAATCATCATGGGAGTTCCCGAAGTGGCCCAGAACTATGTTATCGAACTGATCAAGGAAGGATTCATTGATCAGATCAGGGTCAAGGTTGAAGTCAAGGACGAATTCTTTGTAGAAGACATGCGGGCCCTGCAGGGATTGCAGAAAAAACTTTCCTCCCTGCTTCGCGATGAGATACTTGTTACTCCCAGGATTGAGCTTGTACAGCACAACTCCATCCCCAAATCGGAAGGAAAGGCTCAGCGGGTTATAGACCTGAGAGACGTAGAGGATTAA
- a CDS encoding DUF456 domain-containing protein, producing the protein MITALAVLVILLMLCSLALHIFGLPANWLVLALAAIWKLYQPSAMSWDFIMILGAIALVGEIMEFASQYFGGKKYGASGRGNIGAFIGAIGGAILGAPFFFGLGALPGALLGSFGGCLILELSHGRSFEEAKLSAWGAFWGKAFGLAIKVSLGVWMFALSIPRIWPA; encoded by the coding sequence ATGATTACTGCACTTGCGGTGCTGGTGATACTGCTCATGCTCTGCTCACTGGCCCTGCACATATTCGGACTGCCTGCCAACTGGCTGGTGCTGGCCCTTGCCGCAATCTGGAAACTGTATCAGCCGAGCGCAATGAGCTGGGATTTCATCATGATTCTCGGAGCCATTGCTCTGGTCGGAGAAATAATGGAATTCGCCTCCCAGTATTTCGGCGGAAAGAAGTACGGAGCCAGCGGCCGGGGAAACATCGGAGCTTTCATAGGAGCCATCGGAGGCGCAATTCTGGGCGCACCGTTTTTCTTCGGGCTCGGAGCACTGCCCGGAGCCCTGCTCGGTTCTTTCGGAGGTTGTCTGATTCTCGAACTCAGCCACGGCAGAAGTTTCGAAGAGGCAAAGCTGTCGGCCTGGGGGGCCTTCTGGGGCAAAGCCTTCGGTCTGGCCATAAAGGTCAGTCTCGGAGTATGGATGTTCGCCCTCAGCATCCCCAGAATCTGGCCGGCCTAG
- the rplI gene encoding 50S ribosomal protein L9 yields MKLILRADVDALGRLGEIVSVKPGYGRNYLIPQGLAMPASEANLKQFELEKRKLQEMADNLRTQAEGLRDRLAEIEIKIEVRVGEGDKLYGSVTAVNIAEAIEELGFDIDRRKILLSDPIRSLGEYEIEIKLHPEVRGEVKLVVAKVGAPVEEEPVEEAEAETAAEDVAADAEAETEEA; encoded by the coding sequence ATGAAACTGATTTTACGTGCCGATGTAGACGCTCTCGGACGCCTTGGCGAAATTGTATCCGTCAAGCCCGGTTACGGCCGCAACTACCTGATTCCTCAGGGACTGGCCATGCCCGCTTCCGAAGCCAACCTCAAGCAGTTTGAACTTGAGAAGAGAAAGCTTCAGGAAATGGCAGACAACCTCCGTACCCAGGCCGAAGGCCTCAGGGACAGGCTTGCTGAAATTGAAATCAAAATCGAAGTTCGCGTTGGTGAAGGCGATAAACTCTACGGTTCCGTTACCGCAGTAAACATTGCCGAAGCTATCGAAGAACTGGGTTTTGATATCGACCGCAGAAAAATTCTGCTGTCCGATCCTATCCGCTCCCTGGGCGAATACGAAATCGAAATCAAGCTTCACCCCGAAGTACGCGGTGAAGTAAAACTGGTTGTTGCCAAAGTAGGCGCACCGGTAGAAGAAGAGCCTGTCGAAGAAGCTGAAGCCGAAACCGCAGCTGAAGATGTTGCAGCAGATGCAGAAGCAGAGACAGAAGAAGCATAA
- the rpsF gene encoding 30S ribosomal protein S6 — translation MLRKYEVLLLLSPELASDSRKEIVEGLIAIIDREGGKMDEIDDWGSRQLAYPVQNQTRGYYVRLVITAPGPLVAELERNIRITDGIFKFVTVKLDDKEQEQEA, via the coding sequence ATGCTCAGAAAGTATGAAGTGCTTTTGCTTTTGAGCCCTGAACTTGCAAGCGACAGCCGCAAGGAAATCGTTGAAGGACTCATCGCAATCATCGACCGCGAAGGCGGAAAGATGGACGAAATCGACGATTGGGGTTCCCGCCAGTTGGCTTACCCTGTCCAGAACCAGACCCGTGGATACTACGTGCGTCTCGTTATCACCGCACCCGGTCCGCTGGTTGCCGAACTCGAACGCAACATCCGTATCACCGACGGCATTTTCAAGTTCGTTACCGTCAAACTTGACGATAAAGAACAGGAACAGGAGGCTTAA